A single genomic interval of Megalobrama amblycephala isolate DHTTF-2021 linkage group LG15, ASM1881202v1, whole genome shotgun sequence harbors:
- the armc10 gene encoding armadillo repeat-containing protein 10 — MYEICAYRRMGDDNVIARLGSMKALLGIVAGAGASYGIYKLVFGRVGDGGVNRRKSAKSVNIQPGSLMAKVSGFKVVSKSDNLDPSAETESSDIHSKSAASLEPRHLSMLLSLLQSSPNPEERRNVLVTLGNAAAFTVNQDLLREFGGLHIIAGFLSDPSSEIRVQTLNALNNLSMNIRNQEQLKIYIPSVMQLIEMSPVNSDLQLAALRLLTNLSVTDNHQHLMKNSITLLLSLLVVSNEVLQIQVLKVLVNLSSNPDLMDDIVQAQAPASLILLFDSCTSTSVLLRLLFFVGNLRAWRPSAQVAEALRTRQDSLYCVLLDSSSQLHRKLPLLLSHPDEEVKMQVARLLT; from the exons ATGTATGAAATCTGCGCATATCGCAGAATGGGAGATGACAATGTCATAGCCCGGCTCGGCAGCATGAAGGCTCTGTTGGGGATTGTAGCAGGAGCTGGAGCCTCCTATGGGATTTACAAACTAGTCTTTGGTCGTGTAGGAGATGGAGGAGTAAACAGAAGAAAGTCTGCGAAAAGTGTGAATATTCAGCCTGGGAGCTTAATGGCCAAAGTATCCGGATTTAAAGTTGTCAGTAAGAGTGATAATCTGGATCCGTCTGCGGAGACTGAATCTA GTGATATTCACTCAAAATCTGCTGCCAGCCTGGAGCCTCGACATCTGAGCATGCTTCTCTCCCTTCTGCAGAGCAGCCCAAACCCAGAAGAGAGGAGAAATGTTCTCGTAACCTTAGGAAATGCTGCTGCCTTTACTGTAAACCAG GATCTTCTGCGAGAATTTGGAGGTCTTCACATCATAGCAGGCTTCCTCTCAGACCCTTCATCTGAGATCCGGGTTCAGACTCTAAACGCTCTGAACAACTTAAGCATGAATATCCGCAATCAAGAGCAGCTGAAG ATATATATCCCCTCAGTGATGCAGCTGATTGAGATGTCGCCTGTGAACTCTGACCTTCAGCTGGCAGCGCTCCGATTACTCACTAATCTGTCCGTCACCGATAACCACCAGCATCTGATGAAGAATTCTATTACACTCCTCCTATCGCTCCTCGTAGTGAGCAATGAAGTCCTACAG ATCCAAGTCCTGAAGGTCCTAGTAAATCTTTCCTCCAATCCAGATTTGATGGACGATATTGTGCAAGCCCAG GCTCCAGCCTCCTTGATTTTGTTGTTTGACAGCTGCACAAGCACATCTGTTCTTCTCCGCCTGTTGTTTTTTGTGGGGAACCTGCGTGCGTGGAGACCCTCCGCACAGGTAGCTGAAGCTCTGAGGACGAGGCAGGACTCTCTGTACTGTGTTCTACTGGACAGCTCCTCTCAGCTGCACCGTAAGCTGCCCCTGCTGCTCTCCCATCCAGATGAGGAGGTGAAGATGCAGGTGGCCAGACTCCTCACATAA